A single Brevundimonas sp. M20 DNA region contains:
- the queA gene encoding tRNA preQ1(34) S-adenosylmethionine ribosyltransferase-isomerase QueA: MKTADFDFHLPDDHIALRPAEPRDSARLLVVRQDGLDDRIIRDLPDFLRPGDALVFNDTRVIPARLSGVRERPNPGVGGADGGTLTVEVEATLHHRDAPDVWSAFMKPGKRIKAGDRIVFSPPLPLEGEGVGGWGGGSPLQDEAHEAASNPTSQISPHPATTPTQPSPLEGEGLNAVVVSKGDDGLVTLKFDLTGPALDDAIRDVGVMPLPPYIAAKRPEDDRDRSDYQTVFAEHDGSVAAPTAGLHFTPALLEALKARGVSNHAVTLHVGAGTFLPVKADDTADHKMHSEWGEVSQEIADALNAVHASGGRIVCVGTTSLRLLESATGEDGVVRSFHGDTAIFITPGYRFRAVDVLMTNFHLPKSTLFMLVSAFAGLDTMKAAYAHAIRDGYRFYSYGDGSLLFRSPEA; this comes from the coding sequence ATGAAGACCGCTGATTTCGACTTCCACCTGCCCGACGACCACATCGCGCTGCGCCCCGCCGAGCCGCGCGATTCCGCCCGCCTGCTGGTGGTGCGTCAGGATGGGCTGGACGACCGGATCATCCGCGATCTGCCCGACTTCCTTCGTCCGGGCGACGCCCTGGTGTTCAACGATACCCGCGTGATCCCTGCCCGCCTGTCCGGCGTGCGCGAGCGGCCCAACCCCGGGGTTGGGGGCGCGGACGGCGGCACCCTGACCGTCGAGGTCGAGGCCACCCTGCACCACCGCGACGCCCCCGACGTCTGGTCCGCCTTCATGAAGCCGGGCAAGCGGATCAAGGCGGGCGACCGCATCGTCTTCTCACCTCCCCTTCCCCTCGAGGGGGAAGGGGTCGGGGGATGGGGTGGAGGCAGTCCGCTTCAAGATGAGGCGCATGAGGCCGCATCGAACCCGACGTCGCAAATCTCCCCCCATCCTGCCACCACCCCCACCCAACCCTCCCCCCTCGAGGGGGAGGGCTTGAACGCGGTCGTGGTTTCAAAAGGCGACGACGGCCTCGTCACCCTGAAATTCGATCTGACCGGCCCGGCGCTGGACGACGCCATCCGCGACGTCGGGGTCATGCCCCTGCCGCCTTACATTGCAGCAAAGCGCCCCGAGGACGACCGCGACCGGTCTGACTACCAGACCGTCTTCGCCGAACACGACGGCTCGGTCGCCGCCCCCACGGCGGGGCTGCACTTCACCCCGGCCCTGCTGGAGGCCCTGAAGGCGCGCGGCGTCTCGAACCACGCCGTGACCCTGCACGTCGGCGCCGGCACCTTCCTGCCGGTCAAGGCGGACGACACCGCCGACCACAAGATGCATTCCGAGTGGGGCGAGGTCTCGCAGGAGATCGCCGACGCCCTGAACGCCGTCCACGCGAGCGGCGGCCGCATCGTCTGCGTCGGCACCACCTCGCTTCGCCTGCTGGAAAGCGCGACCGGCGAGGACGGCGTGGTCCGCTCCTTCCACGGCGACACCGCCATCTTCATCACCCCCGGCTACCGCTTCCGCGCCGTGGATGTGCTGATGACCAATTTCCACCTGCCGAAGTCGACCCTGTTCATGCTGGTCAGCGCCTTCGCGGGGCTGGACACCATGAAGGCCGCCTACGCCCACGCCATCCGCGACGGCTATCGCTTCTATTCCTACGGCGACGGCAGCCTGCTGTTCCGGAGCCCCGAGGCATGA
- a CDS encoding lysine--tRNA ligase — translation MLQNIEHLARDARSWPFEQARNLLNHVLKKRLSDAERDAAKLLIDAGKADEALATFPALQRPVILETGYGPSGLPHMGTFGEVARTTMVRNAFRALTGDHWPTRLIAFSDDMDGLRKVPEGIPNPEMLREDLHLSLTRVRDPFGTHDSFGAHNNARLQAFLDSFGFDYDFMSSTETYRSGRFDEVLLRLLERFDAVMAIMLPTLGEERRATYSPFLPVSPITGHVLQVPTLERNVETGTITFEDPAGEPGNRTEVPVTGGHVKLQWKPDWAMRWVALDVDYEMSGKDLIESVRESSKLCRALGGTPPEGFNYELFLDIEGKKISKSKGNGLTMDEWLRYGTPESLSWYMFQSPKSAKSLHFNVIPRAIDDYLSFIDQFQTQEPAKQIDNAVWSIHAGNPPKVASPVSFSLLLNLVGVANASSKEQLWAYFAKYLPEATPENEPTLDRLMGHALNYYEDFVKPTKSYRLPTEQEKAALLDLAERLKALPADTTDGETIQNEVYAVGKAHAFEPLRAWFGTLYEVLLGASQGPRFGSFAAIYGLPQTIALIEAGANGVLAEG, via the coding sequence ATGCTGCAGAACATCGAACATCTCGCGCGCGACGCCAGGTCGTGGCCGTTTGAACAGGCCCGCAATCTTCTGAACCACGTTCTGAAGAAGCGGCTGAGCGACGCCGAGCGGGATGCGGCGAAACTGCTGATCGACGCGGGCAAGGCGGATGAGGCGCTGGCGACCTTCCCGGCGCTGCAGCGGCCGGTGATCCTGGAGACGGGCTACGGTCCGTCGGGCCTGCCGCACATGGGCACCTTCGGCGAGGTGGCGCGCACGACCATGGTGCGCAACGCCTTCCGCGCCCTGACCGGTGACCACTGGCCCACGCGCCTGATCGCGTTCAGTGACGACATGGACGGCCTGCGCAAGGTGCCGGAGGGCATTCCGAACCCGGAGATGCTGCGCGAGGACCTTCACCTGTCGCTGACCCGCGTGCGCGATCCGTTCGGCACCCACGACAGCTTCGGCGCGCACAACAACGCCCGCCTGCAGGCCTTCCTCGACAGCTTCGGCTTCGACTACGATTTCATGAGCTCGACCGAGACCTATCGGTCCGGCCGGTTTGACGAAGTGCTGCTGCGCCTGCTGGAGCGGTTCGACGCGGTCATGGCGATCATGCTGCCGACGCTGGGCGAGGAGCGGCGCGCGACCTATTCGCCCTTCCTGCCGGTCAGCCCGATCACCGGCCATGTGCTGCAGGTGCCGACGCTGGAGCGCAACGTCGAGACCGGGACCATCACCTTCGAGGACCCGGCGGGCGAGCCCGGCAACCGGACGGAAGTGCCGGTCACCGGTGGTCATGTGAAACTGCAGTGGAAGCCCGACTGGGCCATGCGCTGGGTGGCGCTGGACGTCGATTACGAGATGTCGGGCAAGGACCTGATCGAGAGCGTGCGCGAGTCGTCGAAGCTGTGCCGCGCCCTGGGCGGCACGCCGCCGGAAGGCTTCAACTACGAACTCTTCCTCGACATCGAAGGCAAGAAGATCTCCAAGTCCAAGGGCAACGGCCTGACGATGGACGAGTGGCTGCGCTACGGCACGCCCGAGTCGCTGAGCTGGTACATGTTCCAGTCGCCGAAGTCGGCCAAGTCGTTGCACTTCAACGTCATTCCGCGCGCGATCGACGACTATCTGTCGTTCATCGACCAGTTCCAGACGCAGGAGCCGGCCAAGCAGATCGACAACGCCGTCTGGTCGATCCACGCGGGCAACCCGCCGAAGGTCGCCAGCCCGGTGTCGTTCAGCCTGCTGCTGAACCTCGTCGGCGTGGCCAACGCCTCGTCCAAGGAACAGCTGTGGGCGTATTTCGCCAAATACCTGCCCGAGGCGACGCCGGAAAATGAGCCGACGCTCGATCGGCTGATGGGCCATGCCCTGAACTACTATGAGGACTTCGTGAAGCCGACGAAGTCGTACCGCCTGCCGACCGAACAGGAGAAGGCCGCGCTGCTGGATCTGGCGGAACGGCTGAAGGCGCTTCCGGCGGACACGACGGACGGCGAGACGATCCAGAACGAGGTTTATGCTGTGGGCAAGGCGCACGCCTTCGAGCCGCTGCGGGCGTGGTTTGGGACGCTGTATGAGGTGCTGCTGGGCGCGTCGCAGGGGCCGCGCTTCGGCTCATTCGCCGCCATCTACGGCCTGCCGCAGACCATCGCCCTGATTGAAGCGGGCGCGAACGGCGTTCTGGCTGAGGGATAG
- a CDS encoding CaiB/BaiF CoA-transferase family protein: MTAPAKPLSGIRILEFDGLGPVTFAGMVLADMGAEVLRLTRSASAGAAVFSDVGGEVLHRGRAAVGVNLKDPADHARVLDLVAGADAIIEGFRPGVMERLGLGPDVLAARNPRLVFGRVTGWGQTGPMADQVGHDINYIALSGALHPMGEPDRPPRAPLNLVGDYGGGAMFLVSGLLAALLQAKTTGKGSVVDAAMTDGSALLTSLFHAFRPRGLWSDARGANLLDGGAPFYRCFACKDGRFVAVGALEPRFYAALIAGLGLTPEEAPQFDMADWPALHARFEALFAARDRDDWADHFAGTDACVTPVLTLGEAPVHPHNAARATFVDQGVIQPAPAPRFDGQASPEPQPAGLSLDEALTRWA; encoded by the coding sequence ATGACAGCGCCCGCAAAGCCCCTCTCCGGCATCCGTATTCTCGAGTTCGACGGCCTGGGTCCCGTCACCTTCGCGGGCATGGTGCTGGCCGACATGGGGGCCGAGGTCCTGCGCCTGACCCGCAGCGCCTCGGCGGGCGCGGCGGTGTTCAGCGACGTCGGCGGCGAGGTGCTGCACCGGGGCCGCGCCGCCGTCGGGGTGAATCTGAAGGACCCGGCGGACCACGCCCGCGTCCTCGATCTGGTCGCCGGCGCCGACGCGATCATCGAGGGTTTCCGGCCCGGCGTGATGGAGCGGCTGGGGCTGGGGCCTGACGTGCTGGCCGCGCGCAATCCCCGACTGGTGTTCGGCCGCGTCACCGGCTGGGGCCAGACCGGGCCCATGGCCGATCAGGTCGGCCACGACATCAACTACATCGCCCTGTCCGGCGCCCTGCATCCGATGGGTGAGCCGGACCGCCCGCCCCGCGCGCCGCTGAATCTCGTCGGCGACTACGGCGGCGGCGCCATGTTCCTTGTCTCCGGCCTGCTGGCGGCCCTGTTGCAGGCGAAGACCACCGGGAAGGGCTCGGTCGTGGACGCCGCCATGACGGACGGCTCGGCCCTGCTGACCAGCCTGTTCCACGCCTTCCGCCCACGCGGCCTGTGGAGCGATGCGCGCGGCGCCAATCTGCTGGACGGCGGCGCGCCCTTCTATCGTTGCTTCGCCTGCAAGGACGGCCGGTTCGTCGCGGTCGGCGCGCTGGAGCCCCGGTTCTACGCCGCCCTGATCGCCGGTCTCGGCCTGACGCCGGAAGAAGCGCCGCAGTTCGACATGGCCGACTGGCCCGCCCTGCATGCCCGGTTCGAGGCCCTGTTCGCCGCGCGCGACCGTGACGACTGGGCCGATCATTTCGCCGGAACCGACGCCTGCGTCACGCCCGTGCTGACACTGGGCGAGGCCCCGGTTCATCCGCACAACGCCGCCCGCGCCACCTTCGTCGATCAGGGCGTGATCCAGCCCGCGCCCGCCCCGCGCTTCGACGGTCAGGCCAGCCCGGAGCCCCAGCCCGCAGGCCTGTCGCTCGACGAAGCCCTGACCCGCTGGGCCTAG
- a CDS encoding ATP-binding protein, which produces MSATAYALVSQVRFKELKTRIGLAAFIGITAWFFLPSLWPVVWFFAVLLSQVADWAVFRRFRLNPEWVPDRAYVVLSCATTAVGVIIYSSIAAWLWFNGGEVGRAFALVQVAGGLLHVSLHMHHARPILFSAVAMHGAYFLGLPVISATLTGRWQELLIALGCVLYMSHLVVAVRQSSTTTELLRSAKVMEQNARQKAEEASAAKSDFLAVISHEIRTPMNAVISAANLLRRTELTERQAEHVSMLTDAGEVLMGLLNDVLDVSKIEAGKMVLETDDVDVRARLISLARLWEPRAAANGVRLIVEAADRVPECVRTDPLRFQQILFNLMSNAVKFTEQGEIAVVVDWDGAALTVTVSDTGCGIPADRLAHVFDSFEQAEAGTTRRYGGTGLGLSISRKLAEIMGGALTVSSVEGQGATFILTLPMEVSQTRPTEARRDEAEVGALTGRSILAADDHEVNRRILTLLLEPHGCRLTLVENGAEAVEAALVERFDAVLMDMQMPVMDGLEATRRIRLTGGVNADAPIIALTANALDVHRQAWEAAGVAAFLTKPIDPTALTRTLAEACAGARRPEVKADVA; this is translated from the coding sequence ATGTCCGCCACCGCCTACGCTCTCGTGTCGCAGGTTCGGTTCAAGGAGCTGAAAACAAGGATTGGACTGGCCGCCTTCATCGGGATCACGGCCTGGTTCTTCCTGCCCAGCCTCTGGCCCGTCGTCTGGTTCTTCGCGGTCCTGTTGAGCCAGGTGGCCGATTGGGCGGTGTTTCGCCGGTTCCGCCTGAACCCCGAGTGGGTTCCGGACAGGGCCTATGTCGTGCTGTCCTGTGCCACCACCGCCGTCGGCGTCATCATCTATTCCAGCATCGCGGCCTGGCTTTGGTTCAACGGGGGCGAGGTCGGGCGGGCCTTCGCCCTTGTGCAGGTGGCGGGCGGCTTGCTGCATGTCAGTTTGCACATGCATCACGCCCGGCCGATCCTGTTCTCCGCCGTGGCGATGCACGGCGCCTATTTCCTGGGATTGCCGGTGATCAGCGCGACCCTGACCGGGCGATGGCAGGAGCTGCTGATCGCGCTGGGCTGTGTGCTGTACATGAGCCATCTGGTCGTGGCGGTGCGGCAGAGCAGCACCACCACCGAACTGCTGCGCTCGGCCAAGGTGATGGAGCAGAACGCCCGCCAGAAGGCCGAGGAGGCCAGCGCGGCCAAGTCGGACTTTCTGGCCGTCATCAGCCACGAGATCCGCACGCCCATGAACGCGGTGATCTCGGCCGCCAACCTGCTGCGCCGGACCGAGCTGACCGAGCGGCAGGCCGAGCATGTGTCGATGCTGACCGACGCGGGCGAGGTGTTGATGGGCCTGCTGAACGACGTGCTGGACGTGTCCAAGATCGAGGCCGGCAAGATGGTGCTGGAGACGGACGATGTGGATGTTCGCGCCCGCCTGATCTCACTGGCCCGGCTATGGGAGCCGCGCGCCGCCGCGAACGGGGTGCGTCTGATCGTCGAGGCGGCCGACCGGGTGCCCGAGTGTGTTCGCACCGACCCGCTGCGGTTCCAGCAGATCCTGTTCAACCTGATGTCCAATGCGGTGAAGTTCACCGAGCAGGGCGAGATCGCGGTCGTCGTGGACTGGGACGGGGCGGCCCTGACGGTGACGGTGTCGGATACCGGTTGCGGCATTCCGGCGGACCGGCTGGCGCATGTGTTCGACAGTTTCGAGCAGGCCGAGGCGGGCACCACCCGTCGCTATGGCGGGACCGGTCTGGGCCTGTCCATCAGCCGCAAGCTGGCCGAGATCATGGGCGGCGCCCTGACGGTCAGCAGCGTGGAAGGGCAGGGAGCGACCTTCATCCTGACCCTGCCGATGGAGGTGTCGCAGACCCGTCCGACGGAGGCCCGTCGTGATGAGGCCGAGGTCGGTGCGCTGACCGGCCGTTCGATCCTGGCGGCGGACGACCACGAAGTGAACCGCCGCATCCTGACCCTGCTGCTGGAGCCGCACGGCTGTCGGCTGACGCTGGTGGAGAACGGCGCGGAGGCCGTGGAGGCCGCGCTGGTCGAGCGCTTCGACGCCGTGCTGATGGATATGCAGATGCCGGTGATGGACGGGCTGGAGGCGACGCGGCGCATCCGTCTGACCGGCGGGGTGAACGCCGACGCCCCGATCATCGCCCTGACCGCCAATGCGCTGGATGTGCACCGGCAGGCGTGGGAGGCGGCGGGCGTCGCGGCCTTCCTGACCAAACCGATCGACCCGACGGCGCTGACCCGAACGCTGGCGGAGGCCTGCGCGGGGGCTCGCCGCCCGGAGGTGAAGGCCGACGTGGCCTGA
- a CDS encoding SH3 domain-containing protein, with protein MSNKKFTVAIAAAAMLGGLAPMALPTVASAQQANGITNCDAPGGRQRAGALIGAVVGGLAGSQISSNERALGAVGGAAAGAAAGSYIGCNQQRARAEAAQSGAQYRATSNLNIRSGPGTRYRTVGRLSAGQPFSAVGSQGEWVQIAGGGWVNAHYVSTY; from the coding sequence ATGTCGAACAAGAAATTCACCGTCGCTATCGCCGCCGCCGCCATGCTGGGTGGTCTGGCTCCGATGGCTCTTCCGACCGTCGCCTCGGCCCAGCAGGCCAACGGCATCACGAACTGTGACGCCCCCGGCGGTCGCCAGCGCGCCGGCGCCCTGATCGGCGCGGTAGTGGGTGGTCTGGCCGGTAGCCAGATCTCCAGCAATGAACGCGCCCTCGGCGCCGTCGGCGGCGCCGCCGCCGGTGCGGCCGCGGGGTCGTACATCGGCTGTAACCAGCAGCGCGCCCGCGCCGAGGCCGCCCAGAGCGGCGCCCAGTATCGCGCCACGTCGAACCTGAACATCCGTTCGGGCCCGGGCACGCGATATCGCACCGTGGGTCGACTGTCGGCCGGTCAGCCGTTCTCGGCCGTCGGCTCGCAGGGTGAGTGGGTCCAGATCGCCGGTGGCGGCTGGGTGAACGCCCACTATGTCTC
- the tgt gene encoding tRNA guanosine(34) transglycosylase Tgt, giving the protein MMTFPFEISKTDGRARTGVLKTARGDIRTPAFMPVGTAATVKALTVDQVKQTGADILLGNTYHLMLRPGPERMERLGGLHNFMRWDKPILTDSGGFQVMSLSGISKLTEEAVTFSSHIDGSKHVLTPERSIEIQADRLGSDIVMQLDECVAWPAEEKRAREGMELSARWALRSKNAFATRDTQALFGIQQGSTYENLRKESSERLQEIGFDGYAIGGLAVGEGHQAMCEVLDYAPEFLPKDRPRYLMGVGKPIDLVEAVWRGVDMFDCVLPTRAGRHGQAWTWNGPINLKNARFAEDQDPLDPEVPCPASQDYSKAYLHHLIRADEILGKILLSWHNIAFFQALTAAMREAISEGRFDQFRKDFHARHTSN; this is encoded by the coding sequence CTGATGACCTTTCCGTTCGAGATTTCCAAGACTGACGGCCGCGCCCGCACCGGCGTCCTGAAAACCGCGCGCGGCGACATCCGCACCCCCGCCTTCATGCCCGTCGGCACCGCCGCGACGGTGAAGGCCCTGACCGTGGATCAGGTGAAACAGACCGGCGCCGACATCCTGCTGGGCAACACCTATCACCTGATGCTGCGCCCCGGCCCGGAGCGGATGGAGCGCCTCGGTGGCCTCCACAACTTCATGCGCTGGGACAAGCCGATCCTGACCGACTCGGGCGGCTTTCAGGTCATGTCCCTGTCGGGCATTTCGAAGCTGACCGAGGAGGCCGTGACCTTCTCCAGCCACATCGACGGCTCCAAACACGTCCTGACGCCGGAACGCTCCATCGAGATCCAGGCCGACCGTCTGGGCTCCGACATCGTCATGCAGCTGGACGAATGCGTCGCATGGCCCGCCGAGGAGAAGCGCGCCCGCGAGGGAATGGAGCTGTCCGCCCGCTGGGCCCTGCGCTCCAAAAACGCTTTCGCCACGCGCGACACACAGGCCCTGTTCGGCATCCAGCAAGGCTCGACTTACGAGAACCTGCGCAAGGAATCTTCCGAGCGGCTGCAGGAGATCGGCTTCGACGGCTACGCCATCGGCGGTCTGGCCGTCGGCGAAGGCCATCAGGCCATGTGCGAGGTGCTGGACTACGCGCCGGAGTTCCTGCCCAAGGACCGCCCCCGCTATCTGATGGGCGTCGGCAAGCCGATTGATCTCGTGGAGGCCGTGTGGCGCGGCGTCGACATGTTCGATTGCGTCCTGCCCACCCGCGCCGGTCGCCACGGTCAGGCGTGGACCTGGAACGGTCCGATCAACCTGAAGAACGCCCGCTTCGCCGAGGATCAGGATCCGCTCGATCCGGAAGTCCCCTGCCCGGCGTCGCAGGACTATTCAAAGGCTTACCTGCACCACCTGATCCGCGCCGACGAAATTCTCGGCAAGATCCTGCTCAGCTGGCACAACATCGCCTTCTTCCAGGCCCTGACCGCCGCCATGCGCGAGGCCATCTCGGAAGGTCGCTTCGACCAGTTCCGCAAGGACTTCCACGCGCGGCACACCTCGAACTGA
- a CDS encoding autotransporter assembly complex family protein, with amino-acid sequence MTPRPAFFLLSLAGVTIASTAAADPRAQIRGELDGTLREQLVRAVGEVDDAPSNRFEARRRARSAMESAEALLRSEGYYQPILEDIVEGEDTPVAIVNVTPGPRFTLTDPAVNWVAPEPRAETAATVIGDIRLTAGQPGRAVDVIAAEGRLVAGLVRNGYADARAEPRRVVVDHAALTVFPTYNIAAGDLVRLDGVRLETRGPTNPDWVAGLAPWSDGAVYDPEDVAELERRLLETGVYDGVGVALAPADQTLADGRRPVIVSLTDRPRRILEAGATFSTADGSGVDLRWTWHNRFKRADTLVWEARIADVDSRLGVDLSLPHWREPGQTLKLSAALVNEDTDAYERTAFTTAADLQQRIGKTSWFSYGVGLDVGHYNETRFDPLTQLPINFDRDLYILTGRGSFYLDRSNDPLDPTTGWRFTGSAQPTAVGGEDTVLFLRVEGQGTAYLPLQKNGKTVLAGRVRLGSILGGEELTVPSDRLFYSGGGGSVRGYEYQGVGPRLPDNTPRGGLSLFETSLEIRRDVWRSFQAVAFVDAGAIGFQETPNFNNLRYGAGVGVRYKLPFGPIRADIAFPLDRRDGDAGFQIYVSIGQAF; translated from the coding sequence TTGACGCCGAGGCCCGCCTTCTTCCTTCTCAGCCTCGCGGGCGTGACAATCGCGTCCACCGCCGCGGCGGACCCGCGCGCCCAGATTCGGGGCGAACTGGACGGAACCCTGCGCGAGCAGCTCGTCCGGGCCGTCGGCGAGGTGGACGACGCCCCCTCCAACCGCTTCGAGGCCCGTCGCCGCGCCCGCAGCGCCATGGAGTCCGCCGAGGCCCTGCTGCGGTCCGAGGGCTACTACCAGCCCATCCTCGAGGACATCGTCGAGGGCGAGGACACCCCGGTCGCCATCGTCAATGTGACGCCCGGCCCCCGCTTCACCCTGACCGATCCCGCCGTGAACTGGGTCGCGCCGGAACCGCGGGCGGAAACGGCGGCCACGGTCATCGGCGACATCCGCCTGACCGCCGGTCAGCCGGGCCGCGCGGTCGATGTCATCGCCGCCGAAGGGCGACTGGTCGCCGGTCTGGTCCGCAACGGTTACGCCGACGCCCGCGCCGAGCCGCGCCGGGTGGTGGTCGACCACGCCGCCCTGACCGTCTTCCCGACCTACAACATCGCCGCTGGCGATCTGGTGCGGCTGGACGGTGTTCGGCTGGAGACGCGCGGTCCGACCAACCCCGATTGGGTCGCCGGTCTGGCGCCGTGGAGCGACGGCGCCGTCTATGACCCCGAGGACGTGGCCGAGCTGGAGCGTCGCCTGCTGGAGACCGGGGTCTATGACGGTGTCGGCGTCGCGCTGGCTCCGGCGGATCAGACCCTCGCCGACGGTCGCCGCCCGGTGATCGTCAGCCTGACCGACCGCCCCCGCCGCATTCTTGAGGCAGGCGCCACCTTCTCCACCGCCGACGGCTCCGGCGTGGATCTGCGCTGGACCTGGCACAACCGTTTCAAACGCGCCGACACCCTTGTCTGGGAAGCCCGGATCGCCGACGTCGACAGTCGACTGGGTGTCGATCTCAGCCTGCCGCACTGGCGCGAACCCGGCCAGACGCTGAAGCTGTCCGCCGCCCTCGTGAACGAGGACACCGACGCCTACGAACGGACCGCCTTCACCACCGCCGCCGATCTGCAGCAGCGCATCGGCAAGACCTCGTGGTTCAGCTACGGCGTCGGTCTGGACGTCGGACACTACAACGAGACCCGCTTCGACCCGCTGACCCAGCTGCCGATCAATTTCGACCGCGACCTCTACATTCTGACCGGGCGGGGCAGCTTCTATCTGGACCGGTCCAATGATCCGCTGGACCCGACCACCGGCTGGCGGTTCACCGGCTCGGCCCAGCCCACCGCGGTGGGCGGCGAGGACACCGTCCTGTTCCTGCGGGTCGAGGGTCAGGGCACGGCCTATCTGCCCCTGCAAAAGAACGGCAAGACCGTGCTGGCGGGACGGGTCCGTCTGGGCTCCATCCTCGGCGGCGAGGAACTGACCGTACCGTCCGATCGCCTGTTCTATTCCGGCGGCGGCGGATCGGTTCGCGGATACGAGTATCAGGGCGTCGGCCCTCGCCTGCCGGACAACACCCCCCGCGGCGGGCTGAGCCTGTTCGAGACCTCGCTAGAGATTCGCCGCGATGTCTGGCGCAGCTTCCAGGCCGTGGCCTTCGTCGACGCGGGCGCTATCGGCTTCCAGGAGACGCCGAACTTCAACAACCTGCGCTACGGGGCCGGGGTTGGCGTGCGGTACAAGCTGCCCTTCGGTCCGATCCGGGCTGACATCGCCTTCCCGCTGGATCGTCGTGACGGCGACGCGGGCTTCCAGATCTATGTCAGCATCGGGCAGGCGTTTTGA